The following are encoded in a window of Microcaecilia unicolor chromosome 14, aMicUni1.1, whole genome shotgun sequence genomic DNA:
- the LOC115457825 gene encoding titin-like produces the protein MSRLLSAIKSVIDTYDSYCSKEQSHDKLNPEAFNRLIQNEFADVIEDSENPKTIEAIMQVLDENHDGEVDFREFLDLFFKVIVAYYDALQMYKQKKHQQPLGSDSKQEKTHLQDSSKKQETPQPQTSSLKQEPCKKSDIPQPKPHSQKQESALLQTPPQKQSASKEKDQPKKEDPLLSSQKKDPSQLQSLYQKPDPLQPQSPSQKPEASQKQDPFLKQDPSHPQSPSQKPETIQKQDPFQKKDPSQPQSPSQKPEISQKQDPFLKKDPTHPQSPPQKPETTQKQDPFLKKDPSHPQSPSQKPETTQKQDPFLKKDPSHPQSPSQKPDPVQPKSPSQKQEASQKQDPFLKKDPSQPQSPSQKPETTQKQDPFQKKDPSQPQSPSQKLDPIEKQGKSQKQESYQKKETPLVESTPLKQDLSQKKDPSHPQSPSQKPETSQKQDPFQKKDPSQQQSLSQKPETSQTQDPFQKKDPSHPQSPSQKPETSQKQDPFQKKDPSHPQSPSQKPEPSQKQDPFQKKDPSHPQSPSQKLDPIEKQGMSQKQESHQKKETSLVESSPLKQDLSQKHDPSHPQSPSQKPETIQKQDPFLKKDPSHPQSPSQKPETTQKQDPFQKKDPSHPQSPSQKPEASQKQDPFQKKDPSHPQSPSQKPETSQKQDPFQKKDPSLPQSPSQKLDPIEKQGMSQKQESHQKKETSLVESSPLKQDLSQKHDPSHPQSLSQKSEVSQKQDPFLKKDPSHPQSPSQKPETTQNQDPFQKKDPSHPQSPSQKPETSQKQDPFLKKDPSHPQSPSQKPEASQKQDPFQKKDPSQPQSPSQKPETTQKQDPFQKKDPSQPQSPSQKLDPIEKQGMSQKQESHQKKETSLVESSPLKQDLSQKHDPSHPQYLSQKPETTQKQDPFQKKDPSQPQSPSLKPETSQKQDPFLKKDPSHPQSPSQKPETSQKQDPFQKKDPSQPQSPSQKLDPIEKQGMSQKQESYQKKETPLVESSPLKQDLSQKQDPSHPQSLSQKPETSQKQDPFHKKDPSHPQSPSQKPETSQKQDPFQKKDPSQPQSPSQKPETSQTQDPFQKKDPSHPQSPSQKPETSQKQDPFLKKDPSHPQSPSQKPEASHKQDPFQKKDPSHPQSPTQKLDPIEKQGMSQKQESYQKKETPLVESSPLKQDLSQKQDPSHPQSLSQKPETSQKQDPFQKKDPSQPQSPSQKPETSQTQDPFQKKDPSHPQSPSQKPETSQKQDPSLKKDPSHPQSPSQKPEASHKQDPFQKKDPSQPQSPSQKLDPIEKQGMSQKQESYQKKETPLVESSPLKQDLSQKQDPSHPQSLSQKPETSQKQDPFHKKDPSHPQSPSQKPETSQKQDPFQKKDPSQPQSPSQKPETSQTQDPFQKKDPSHPQSPSQKLDPIEKQGMSQKQESYQKKETPLVESSPLKQDLSQKQDPSHPQSLSQKPETSQKQDPFQKKDPSHPQSPSQKLDPIEKQGMSQKQESYQKKETPLVESSPLKQDLSQKQDPSHPQSLSQKPETSQKQDPFHKKDPSHPQSPSQKPETSQKQDPFQKKDPSHPQSPSQKPETSQKQDPFLKKDPSHPQSPSQKPEASHKQDPFQKKDPSHPQSPSQKLDPIENKGMSQKQESYQKKETPLVESSPLKQDLSQKQDPSHPQSLSQKPETSQKQDPFHKKDPSHPQSPSQKPETSQKQDPFQKKDPSHPQSPSQKPETSQTQDPFQKKDPSHPQSPSQKLDPIEKQGMSQKQESYQKKETSLVESSPLKQDLSQKQDPSHPQSLSQKPETSQKQDPYQKKDPSHPQSPSQKPEICQKQDPFQKKDPSHPQSPSQKPDPVQPKSPSQKPEASQKQDPFLKKDLSHPHPPSQKPETSQKQDPFQKKDPSQPQSPSQKLDPIGKQGMSQKQESHQKKETPLVESSPLKQDLSQKQDPSHPQYLSQKPETSQKQDSFQKKDPSQPQSPSQKPETSQKQDPFLKKDPSHPQSPSQKPETTQKQDPFQKKDPSQPQSPSQKLDPIGKQGMSQKQESHQKKETPLVESSPQKQDLSQKQDPSHPQSMSQKPEASQKQDPFLKKDPSHPQSPSQKPETSQKQDPFLKKDPSQPHSPSQKPETAQKQDPFQKKDPSQPQSPSQKPETSQTQDPFLKKDPSHPQSPSQKPETSQTQVPFQKKDPSHPQSPSQKLDPIGKQGMSQKQESHQKKETPLVESSPLKQDLSQKQGPPHPQSLSQKPETTQKQDPFQKKDPSQPQSPSQKPETSQTQDPFQKKDPSQPQFPSQKLDPIGKQGMSQKQESHQKKETPLVESSPLKQDLSQKHDPSHPQSPSQKPETSQKQDPSQKPQSPSKKQDPSQHQLPSHQQDPKKEPSKEKDPSLIQKSPLLQSTPQKQDASKKQDIPQPQSPSKDLFQQQDTTKKQETTQKMSSSQKQDTSKKQDTTQPQTRSQKEETSTKQDPSQQKLTSKNQDPFQQQDTSKKQDPTQPQTASQKQDTPKQQDPKQQLSPSQTQNTKKQDTLQPKSSSKSQDPFHQQDTSKKEDTKEPLSPSQKQDTSRKQDPSQPKSPSKISDPFQQPCSTKKQDPSQQQSPSHEKDPKKEPSKEKEPSLIQNHHFYSLLPRKKMILRSKIHLSHNHHLKILSSTKIHLRNKIQYNHCFLLKNRIHQRNKIHHRNTLLLKKKIHQRNKIHHNQSPHPKLKILSSNHAQLKNKIHINHHLLPKNKTHPSISCLPINKMLRKNHQRKKNQPRYKNHHFYSLLHRNKMLLRNKIYLSHNPHPKIISSNRTHLRNKIQNTHCLPLKYKIPPRNKIQHSHSPHPKLKILSSNRVHVRNKIHLNHNPLPKNKTHPSISCLPINKMLRKNHQRKKNQPRYKNHLFYSLLHRNKMLLRNKIHLSHNPHPKIISSNRTHLRNKIQNTHCLLLKYKIPPRNKIQHSHSPHPKLKILSSNRVHVRNKIHLNHNPLPKNKTHPSISCLPINKMLRKNHQRKKNQPRYKNRRFYSLLPRNKMLLRKKI, from the exons GATTCAGAGAATCCCAAGACAATTGAGGCAATAATGCAGGTTCTGGATGAAAATCATGATGGAGAAGTTGATTTCAGAGAGTTTCTTGATCTCTTTTTCAAAGTGATTGTAGCATACTATGATGCCTTACAAATGTATAAACAGAAAAAGCATCAACAACCACTAGGTTCAGattcaaaacaagaaaaaacacaTCTACAAGATTCATCCAAAAAACAAGAAACTCCACAGCCACAAACTTCTAGTCTAAAACAAGAGCCATGTAAGAAATCGGACATTCCCCAGCCAAAACCCCATTCCCAGAAACAAGAATCAGCTCTACTACAAACTCCTCCCCAGAAGCAATCTGCATCCAAGGAAAAAGACCAACCTAAGAAAGAAGATCCATTACTTTCTTCACAGAAAAAAGATCCATCTCAGCTACAATCCCTGTATCAGAAACCAGATCCATTGCagcctcagtctccttcccagaAACCAGAGGCATCCCAGAAACAAGATCCTTTCCTGAAACAAGATCCATCTCACCCACAATCCCCGTCTCAGAAACCAGAGACCATCCAGAAACAAGATCCTTTCCAGAAGAAAGATCCATCTCAGCCACAATCTCCATCTCAGAAACCAGAGATCTCCCAGAAGCAAGATCCTTTCCTGAAAAAAGATCCAACTCATCCACAATCCCCACCTCAGAAACCAGAGACCACCCAGAAACAAGATCCTTTCCTGAAAAAAGATCCATCTCATCCACAATCCCCATCTCAGAAACCAGAGACCACCCAGAAACAAGATCCTTTCCTGAAAAAAGATCCATCTCATCCACAATCCCCATCTCAGAAACCAGATCCAGTCCAGCCTAAGTCTCCTTCCCAGAAACAAGAGGCATCCCAGAAACAAGATCCTTTCCTGAAAAAAGATCCATCTCAGCCACAATCCCCATCTCAGAAACCAGAGACCACCCAGAAACAAGATCCTTTCCAGAAGAAAGATCCATCTCAGCCACAATCTCCATCTCAGAAACTGGATCCCATTGAAAAGCAGGGTAAGTCACAGAAACAAGAATCATACCAGAAAAAAGAAACACCTCTGGTAGAGTCTACGCCTCTGAAACAAGACCTTTCTCAGAAAAAAGATCCATCTCACCCACAATCCCCATCTCAGAAACCAGAGACCTCCCAGAAACAAGATCCTTTCCAGAAGAAAGATCCATCTCAGCAACAATCCCTGTCTCAGAAACCAGAGACCTCCCAGACACAAGATCCTTTCCAGAAGAAAGATCCATCTCATCCACAATCCCCATCTCAGAAACCAGAGACCTCCCAGAAACAAGATCCTTTCCAGAAAAAAGATCCATCTCACCCACAATCCCCATCTCAGAAACCAGAGCCATCCCAGAAACAAGATCCTTTCCAGAAAAAAGATCCATCTCACCCACAATCGCCATCTCAGAAACTGGATCCCATTGAAAAGCAGGGTATGTCACAGAAACAAGAATCACACCAGAAAAAAGAAACATCTCTGGTAGAGTCTTCGCCTCTGAAACAAGACCTTTCCCAGAAACACGATCCATCTCACCCACAATCCCCGTCTCAGAAACCAGAGACCATCCAGAAACAAGATCCTTTCCTGAAAAAAGATCCATCTCACCCACAATCCCCATCTCAGAAACCAGAGACCACCCAGAAACAAGATCCTTTCCAGAAAAAAGATCCATCTCACCCACAATCCCCATCTCAGAAACCAGAGGCATCCCAGAAACAAGATCCTTTCCAGAAGAAAGATCCATCTCATCCACAATCCCCATCTCAGAAACCAGAGACCTCCCAGAAACAAGATCCTTTCCAGAAGAAAGATCCATCTCTCCCACAATCGCCATCTCAGAAACTGGATCCCATTGAAAAGCAGGGTATGTCACAGAAACAAGAATCACACCAGAAAAAAGAAACATCTCTGGTAGAGTCTTCGCCTCTGAAACAAGACCTTTCCCAGAAACACGATCCATCTCACCCACAATCCCTGTCTCAGAAATCAGAGGTCTCCCAGAAACAAGATCCTTTCCTGAAAAAAGATCCATCTCACCCACAATCCCCGTCTCAGAAACCAGAGACCACCCAGAATCAAGATCCTTTCCAGAAGAAAGATCCATCTCACCCACAATCCCCGTCTCAGAAACCAGAGACCTCCCAGAAACAAGATCCTTTCCTGAAAAAAGATCCATCTCACCCACAATCCCCATCTCAGAAACCAGAGGCATCCCAGAAACAAGATCCTTTCCAGAAGAAAGATCCATCTCAGCCACAATCCCCATCTCAGAAACCAGAGACCACCCAGAAACAAGATCCTTTCCAGAAGAAAGATCCATCTCAGCCACAATCTCCATCTCAGAAACTGGATCCCATTGAAAAGCAGGGTATGTCACAGAAACAAGAATCACACCAGAAAAAAGAAACATCTCTGGTAGAGTCTTCACCTCTGAAACAAGACCTTTCTCAGAAACACGATCCATCTCACCCACAATATCTGTCTCAGAAACCAGAGACCACCCAGAAACAAGATCCTTTCCAGAAGAAAGATCCATCTCAGCCACAATCCCCATCTCTGAAACCAGAGACCTCCCAGAAACAAGATCCTTTCCTGAAAAAAGATCCATCTCACCCACAATCCCCATCTCAGAAACCAGAGACCTCCCAGAAACAAGATCCTTTCCAGAAGAAAGATCCATCTCAGCCACAATCTCCATCTCAGAAACTGGATCCCATTGAAAAGCAGGGTATGTCACAGAAACAAGAATCATACCAGAAAAAAGAAACACCTCTGGTAGAGTCTTCGCCTCTGAAACAAGACCTTTCCCAGAAACAAGATCCATCTCACCCACAATCCCTGTCTCAGAAACCAGAGACCTCCCAGAAACAAGATCCTTTCCACAAAAAAGATCCATCTCATCCACAATCCCCATCTCAGAAACCAGAGACCTCCCAGAAACAAGATCCTTTCCAGAAGAAAGATCCATCTCAGCCACAATCCCCGTCTCAGAAACCAGAGACCTCCCAGACACAAGATCCTTTCCAGAAGAAAGATCCATCTCATCCACAATCCCCATCTCAGAAACCAGAGACCTCCCAGAAACAAGATCCTTTCCTGAAAAAAGATCCATCTCACCCACAATCCCCATCTCAGAAACCAGAGGCATCCCATAAACAAGATCCTTTCCAGAAGAAAGATCCATCTCACCCACAATCTCCAACTCAGAAACTGGATCCCATTGAAAAGCAGGGTATGTCACAGAAACAAGAATCATACCAGAAAAAAGAAACACCTCTGGTAGAGTCTTCGCCTCTGAAACAAGACCTTTCCCAGAAACAAGATCCATCTCACCCACAATCTCTGTCTCAGAAACCAGAGACCTCCCAGAAACAAGATCCTTTCCAGAAGAAAGATCCATCTCAGCCACAATCCCCGTCTCAGAAACCAGAGACCTCCCAGACACAAGATCCTTTCCAGAAGAAAGATCCATCTCATCCACAATCCCCATCTCAGAAACCAGAGACCTCCCAGAAACAAGATCCTTCCCTGAAAAAAGATCCATCTCACCCACAATCCCCATCTCAGAAACCAGAGGCATCCCATAAACAAGATCCTTTCCAGAAGAAAGATCCCTCTCAGCCACAATCTCCATCTCAGAAACTGGATCCCATTGAAAAGCAGGGTATGTCACAGAAACAAGAATCATACCAGAAAAAAGAAACACCTCTGGTAGAGTCTTCGCCTCTGAAACAAGACCTTTCCCAGAAACAAGATCCATCTCACCCACAATCCCTGTCTCAGAAACCAGAGACCTCCCAGAAACAAGATCCTTTCCACAAAAAAGATCCATCTCATCCACAATCCCCATCTCAGAAACCAGAGACCTCCCAGAAACAAGATCCTTTCCAGAAGAAAGATCCATCTCAGCCACAATCCCCGTCTCAGAAACCAGAGACCTCCCAGACACAAGATCCTTTCCAGAAGAAAGATCCAT CTCACCCACAATCTCCATCTCAGAAACTGGATCCCATTGAAAAGCAGGGTATGTCACAGAAACAAGAATCATACCAGAAAAAAGAAACACCTCTGGTAGAGTCTTCGCCTCTGAAACAAGACCTTTCCCAGAAACAAGATCCATCTCACCCACAATCCCTGTCTCAGAAACCAGAGACCTCCCAGAAACAAGATCCTTTCCAGAAGAAAGATCCAT CTCACCCACAATCTCCATCTCAGAAACTGGATCCCATTGAAAAGCAGGGTATGTCACAGAAACAAGAATCATACCAGAAAAAAGAAACACCTCTGGTAGAGTCTTCGCCTCTGAAACAAGACCTTTCCCAGAAACAAGATCCATCTCACCCACAATCCCTGTCTCAGAAACCAGAGACCTCCCAGAAACAAGATCCTTTCCACAAAAAAGATCCATCTCATCCACAATCCCCATCTCAGAAACCAGAGACCTCCCAGAAACAAGATCCTTTCCAGAAGAAAGATCCATCTCATCCACAATCCCCATCTCAGAAACCAGAGACCTCCCAGAAACAAGATCCTTTCCTGAAAAAAGATCCATCTCACCCACAATCCCCATCTCAGAAACCAGAGGCATCCCATAAACAAGATCCTTTCCAGAAGAAAGATCCATCTCACCCACAATCTCCATCTCAGAAACTGGATCCCATTGAAAATAAGGGTATGTCACAGAAACAAGAATCATACCAGAAAAAAGAAACACCTCTGGTAGAGTCTTCGCCTCTGAAACAAGACCTTTCCCAGAAACAAGATCCATCTCACCCACAATCCCTGTCTCAGAAACCAGAGACCTCCCAGAAACAAGATCCTTTCCACAAAAAAGATCCATCTCATCCACAATCCCCATCTCAGAAACCAGAGACCTCCCAGAAACAAGATCCTTTCCAGAAGAAAGATCCATCTCACCCACAATCCCCATCTCAGAAACCAGAGACCTCCCAGACACAAGATCCTTTCCAGAAGAAAGATCCAT CTCACCCACAATCTCCATCTCAGAAACTGGATCCCATTGAAAAGCAGGGTATGTCACAGAAACAAGAATCATACCAGAAAAAAGAAACATCTCTGGTAGAGTCTTCGCCTCTGAAACAAGACCTTTCCCAGAAACAAGATCCATCTCACCCACAATCCCTGTCTCAGAAACCAGAGACCTCCCAGAAACAAGATCCTTACCAGAAAAAAGATCCATCTCATCCACAATCCCCGTCTCAGAAACCAGAGATCTGCCAGAAACAAGATCCTTTCCAGAAGAAAGATCCATCTCATCCACAATCCCCATCTCAGAAACCAGATCCAGTCCAGCCTAAGTCTCCTTCTCAGAAACCAGAGGCATCCCAGAAACAAGATCCTTTCTTGAAAAAAGATCTATCTCATCCACATCCCCCATCTCAGAAACCAGAGACCTCCCAGAAACAAGATCCTTTCCAGAAGAAAGATCCATCTCAGCCACAATCTCCATCTCAGAAACTGGATCCCATTGGAAAGCAGGGTATGTCACAGAAACAAGAATCACACCAGAAAAAAGAAACACCTCTGGTAGAGTCTTCGCCTCTGAAACAAGACCTTTCTCAGAAACAAGATCCATCTCACCCACAATATCTGTCTCAGAAACCAGAGACCTCCCAGAAACAAGATTCTTTCCAGAAAAAAGATCCATCTCAGCCACAATCCCCATCTCAGAAACCAGAAACCTCCCAGAAACAAGATCCTTTCCTGAAAAAAGATCCATCTCACCCACAATCCCCGTCTCAGAAACCAGAGACCACCCAGAAACAAGATCCTTTCCAGAAGAAAGATCCATCTCAGCCACAATCTCCATCTCAGAAACTGGATCCCATTGGAAAGCAGGGTATGTCACAGAAACAAGAATCACATCAGAAAAAAGAAACACCTCTGGTAGAGTCTTCACCTCAGAAACAAGACCTTTCCCAGAAACAAGATCCATCTCACCCACAATCCATGTCTCAGAAACCAGAGGCCTCCCAGAAACAAGATCCTTTCCTGAAAAAAGATCCATCTCATCCACAATCCCCATCTCAGAAACCAGAGACCTCCCAGAAACAAGATCCTTTCCTGAAAAAAGATCCATCTCAGCCACATTCCCCGTCTCAGAAACCAGAGACCGCACAGAAACAAGATCCTTTCCAGAAGAAAGACCCATCTCAGCCACAATCCCCATCTCAGAAACCAGAGACCTCCCAGACACAAGATCCTTTCCTGAAAAAAGATCCATCTCACCCACAATCCCCGTCTCAGAAACCAGAGACCTCCCAGACACAAGTTCCTTTCCAGAAGAAAGATCCATCTCACCCACAATCTCCATCTCAGAAACTGGATCCCATTGGAAAGCAGGGTATGTCACAGAAACAAGAATCACACCAGAAAAAAGAAACACCTCTGGTAGAGTCTTCGCCTCTGAAACAAGACCTTTCCCAGAAACAAGGTCCACCTCACCCACAATCTCTATCTCAGAAACCAGAGACCACCCAGAAACAAGATCCTTTCCAGAAGAAAGATCCATCTCAGCCACAATCCCCGTCTCAGAAACCAGAGACCTCCCAGACACAAGATCCTTTCCAGAAGAAAGATCCATCTCAGCCACAATTTCCATCTCAGAAACTGGATCCCATTGGAAAGCAGGGTATGTCACAGAAACAAGAATCACACCAGAAAAAAGAAACACCTCTGGTAGAGTCTTCGCCTCTGAAACAAGACCTTTCCCAGAAACACGATCCATCTCATCCACAATCCCCATCTCAGAAACCAGAGACCTCCCAGAAACAAGATCCTTCCCAGAAACCACAATCTCCTTCCAAGAAACAAGACCCATCCCAGCATCAACTGCCTTCCCATCAACAAGATCCTAAGAAAGAACCATCAAAGGAAAAAGATCCATCCCTGATACAAAAATCACCACTTCTACAGTCTACTCCCCAGAAACAAGATGCTTCTAAGAAACAAGATATACCTCAGCCACAATCCCCATCCAAAGACCTTTTTCAGCAACAAGACACAACTAAGAAACAAGAAACAACACAAAAAATGTCTTCttctcaaaaacaggacacctctAAGAAACAAGATACAACACAGCCACAGACTCGTTCTCAAAAAGAGGAAACATCAACGAAACAAGATCCATCACAGCAAAAActgacatccaaaaatcaagatcCCTTCCAGCAACAAGATACATCAAAGAAACAAGATCCCACACAACCTCAGACTGCTTCTCAAAAACAGGATACACCAAAGCAACAAGATCCAAAACAACAACTGTCTCCTTCTCAAACACAGAATACAAAGAAACAAGATACATTACAACCCAAATCCTCATCCAAAAGTCAAGATCCTTTCCATCAACAGGATACATCTAAGAAAGAAGATACAAAAGAACCTTTGTCTCCTTCTCAAAAACAGGATACCTCGAGGAAACAAGATCCATCACAGCCAAAATCCCCATCCAAAATTTCAGATCCTTTCCAGCAACCATGCTCAACTAAGAAACAAGATCCATCCCAACAGCAATCTCCTTCCCATGAAAAAGATCCTAAGAAAGAGCCATCAAAGGAAAAAGAACCATCCCTGATACAAAATCATCACTTCTACAgtctactccccagaaaaaagaTGATTCTAAGAAGCAAGATACATCTCAGCCACAATCACCATCTAAAGATCCTTTCCAGCACAAAGATACATCTAAGAAACAAGATTCAATACAACCATTGTTTCCTTCTCAAAAACAGGATTCACCAAAGAAACAAGATACATCACAGAAACACACTCCTTCTCAAAAAGAAGATACATCAAAGAAACAAGATACATCACAACCAAAGTCCCCATCCAAAACTCAAGATCCTTTCGAGCAACCATGCTCAACTAAAAAACAAGATCCATATCAACCACCATCTCCTACCAAAAAACAAGACCCATCCCAGCATCAGTTGCCTTCCCATCAACAAGATGCTAAGAAAGAACCATCAAAGGAAAAAGAAC CAGCCCCGATACAAAAATCACCACTTCTACAGTCTACTCCACAGAAACAAGATGCTTCTAAGAAACAAGATATATCTCAGCCACAATCCCCATCCAAAGATCATTTCCAGCAACAGGACACATCTAAGAAACAAGATTCAAAACACACATTGTCTTCCTCTCAAGTACAAGATACCTCCAAGAAACAAGATACAACACAGCCACAGTCCCCATCCAAAACTCAAGATCCTTTCCAGCAACAGGGTTCATGTAAGAAACAAGATCCATCTCAACCACAATCCCCTACCAAAAAACAAGACCCATCCCAGCATCAGTTGCCTTCCCATCAACAAGATGCTAAGAAAGAACCATCAAAGGAAAAAGAACCAGCCCCGATACAAAAATCACCTCTTCTACAGTCTACTCCACAGAAACAAGATGCTTCTAAGAAACAAGATACATCTCAGCCACAATCCCCATCCAAAGATCATTTCCAGCAACAGGACACATCTAAGAAACAAGATCCAAAACACACATTGTCTTCTTCTCAAGTACAAGATACCTCCAAGAAACAAGATACAACACAGCCACAGTCCCCATCCAAAACTCAAGATCCTTTCCAGCAACAGGGTTCATGTAAGAAACAAGATCCATCTCAACCACAATCCCCTACCAAAAAACAAGACCCATCCCAGCATCAGTTGCCTTCCCATCAACAAGATGCTAAGAAAGAAC CATCAAAGGAAAAAGAACCAGCCCCGATACAAAAATCGCCGCTTCTACAGTCTACTCCCCAGAAACAAGATGCTTCTAAGAAAGAAGATTTAA